In Rhododendron vialii isolate Sample 1 chromosome 9a, ASM3025357v1, the following are encoded in one genomic region:
- the LOC131299529 gene encoding uncharacterized protein LOC131299529: MATESLRHRLGDDSTITNPNENNHDIYKEYDDDNDNEDEYEDYIEETSMRGRMLRWRAAIVRHGFLSLAIAILPASLHLVDVFVLRSAERAAARPSWFLTPWITDAYFVFSSLVMGLGSWFAWAENGLPPKPMLFASKLLVYNALSLAWDPIVFGWGAVHLGPQICMLRGFLVVAIAGTIRRQNHTAGEFVFGACGVIGGIHLFHSSLDLLLPEHF; the protein is encoded by the coding sequence ATGGCAACCGAAAGCCTTCGCCATCGACTCGGAGACGATTCCACTATCACCAATCCTAACGAAAACAATCATGACATCTACAAGGAATATGACGACGATAATGATAATGAAGATGAGTACGAGGACTATATTGAGGAAACCTCAATGAGAGgcagaatgttgaggtggagaGCCGCCATCGTGCGACATGGATTCTTGTCCTTGGCCATAGCAATATTGCCCGCATCTCTACATCTCGTGGACGTCTTCGTCCTCCGTTCTGCCGAGAGGGCCGCGGCTAGGCCTTCTTGGTTCCTAACGCCCTGGATAACGGACGCGTATTTCGTCTTCTCGTCTCTTGTTATGGGCCTCGGCTCCTGGTTCGCGTGGGCGGAAAATGGGCTGCCTCCAAAACCCATGCTTTTCGCATCCAAGCTCCTCGTTTATAACGCCTTGAGTCTAGCGTGGGACCCCATCGTCTTCGGTTGGGGAGCCGTTCACCTCGGACCCCAAATATGCATGCTGAGGGGCTTTCTTGTGGTCGCGATCGCAGGTACGATAAGGCGACAAAATCACACTGCCGGCGAATTCGTTTTTGGAGCGTGCGGAGTAATTGGTGGTATTCATCTGTTTCATTCTAGCCTTGATCTGTTATTACCTGAACACTTCTGA